A segment of the Marinobacter arenosus genome:
CCCGCTTGCCCACCAGTCAGAGCTTTTGAAACCGGGGCCTTGACCCGCCAAAGCCCCGGGGCCAGCTCCTGGGCAGGCACCATTTCGTTCGCGGAAAGCATGGACTGGGCCGAGGCCTGGTCCAAAGACTGATTCAGGGCGACCAGCGCCTCACCTTCCACAAACTCATGGTTCGGCCATTCCAGGGAGACGGCTTCTCCGGCCGGATTCACCGCCGTGGACAGGACATAGAGCATGGGTGTTGTCCCTTCAGACTCAACCCGGACGGTATAGGTGCCGTCTGCACCGGAATTGGTGACACCGATACGACTGTCTGTGCTGGTGGTTACAGTGGATTGAACACCATCAACAGTCAGCCTCAGGGGCGACGCGCCGGCCCGGGTGGCGAACGCCTGTAACTCGACGGTCTGGCCATTCCGCAACCGCATGGAAAAGGTGTCATCGGGATCGGCCGGATACCCGATGGCGGGAAAATCCGCCAGGGGCGGATAGGCCCCCGACGAGGGGCTGACGTAACCCGCCAGGATGTATTCCGCGGGCAGGTTTTGCGGGGACGTCAGGCGCGTTTCGCTCAATGCCAGCAGGTCCGCGTTATCCGCATCGACCCGGGTGCCGGTCTCGATGTCAATGATACCGGAGAGCGCTACCGCGACTGGCTCGGAGCTGCTGTCCGAGCCACCACCGCACCCCGCCAGGGCCAGCAAAAGGCCGGCGGTCGCCGTGTGTTTGATCAGCGTTCTGGGGCATGGCTTCGATAACATAGGGATTACTCTCCGATCGTTCTCCAGCATACATCATCGCAGAGCTGGTGTTATTTACTGAGTGTTAACCGATACGTCGAAACCGGCGCCCCAGATGCCAAAAAACCGCCCGCGGGTGTTCCCCGGAGGCGGTTCAGGTCGTTTCAGTCCTTGTTATAGAGCGTAGAACAGCATGGGCACGAAGGCCACCAGCAGCAACGTTGGCCCCATGACCACCAGGGGTAGCAACAGCCGTTCATACCGGTGCCAGAATGTGCCCGTGCGCTCGCCTGCGAGTACCTCGGTTTCGCCGACGACCTGGCGTGTGAGCAGATGGTTGAGCGCCACCGGCGGGCTCAGGTAGCCCAGCTCGAAAGCCACCAGGCACACGATCCAGAAGTGCAGCGGATCGATCCCCAACTGAATCGCTGGCTGGGCGATGGTCGCCGACACCAGGATGACCGCACCGAACGGGTCCATCACCATGCCGATGAAGGTCAGCATAACGACGATGACCAGCATGGCTACCCAGGGACTGGTGAGATTCTCCGGGAACAACGCGTGGACGATGTCCGAGCGCTCCAGGATGCCGCCCAGACAGATGGAAAAGCCGATCAGCGCCAGCAAGGCACCAATGTGGACGGCCGAATCACTGGCCGCGTAGGAACTGCGCTTCCAGAACGCCTGAAGCCGGGATTCCCCCGCATCGCGGCTGTCACTACCGGCATCCAGGAAAACCAGGGCCAGCATGACCAGCGGCAGAATCATCGGTGCGCTGTACTCGTTGAACTTCAGCCCGAGTATCGCCCATATCGCCAGGATCACGATCGCACCAACAAGCACGTAGGGAATCAGTGGCTTCATCTGGACCAGCGATGCCCGGAACGCGCCAGGAGCCGGCCGAGGCTTCCAGTTGCCCTGGGTCTTGCAGACGACCAGGGAGAACAGCGAAGCGGACATAATGAACACCCAGAACCCCCATCCGTACATCTCGGTGGTGGTCACTTCCTTGTTCAGGGCGGCCACAACCACGATCAGCAAACAGGGGTTGAGGACCACACCAAGGCTGCCCGACATGGCCGTGGTGGCCAGTGCCAACTGCCGACCCGCGCCGGCCCGACGCAGCTCGTCGTAGACCACCCCGCCCACGGCGAGGATGAAGATACCGGACGCACCGGTAAAGGCGGTCGGGAACGCCGTGGCAAAGATGATCACCGAGGCCAGCATTGGCGCCGGCAGGTTGTACGGCTTGATCACATTGAGGAGCAGCTCCGGCAGCCGGGTCTGCTTGAGCACCATACCCACCAGCACATACAGGCCGATGTTGATGAACATCGAAGACAGGTTCGACATCATGCCGAAATAGATCGCCAGGCCCGATGAGTAGCCGTCCACAAAGAAGAAGTAGCTCATGGCGATCAGCCCCATCGCGCAGTAGAGGGGCATCACCAGACCGGACGACAGCGCCAACCGGCCCTTTTTCATCCGTTCCGGAACGTTCACGAACCGGATGACGTTGATCACCATGAAGAGGCCGAACACCGCCGCCCAGGCGTATTGAAGGTCGACCGTGCCCTCCGATCCGGGAGAACTGGCGAGCTTACCGAGGTAGGAATTCAGGGATCCCACCATCAGCCCATTCACCACGAACTGCGTCGCCTGACTGAATCGCCACTCGGCCCGGTTCCGTGGCAGCCGCAACGCGATGTGGTCCGCGTCCAGCGCAGCGATGGCTGCAGCCATGGCAAACATCGCGATGAACAGGTACTTCGTCAGCTCGATGTTATCGAGGAGAAAATCCGCCAATCCCTGCTCGACGGTCTTGAACAGGCCCAGCGCCGGAGTGGCATGCTCAAGATTCTGTTCGTACAGCACATACTCTTGCTGGCAGAGTTCGAGATTCCGCGCCAGGGATTGGCGGATCGCCTCTGGATTCGGTGGCGAGCTGAACAGGTCGTCCGGGTCCGGCTTGTAGGCGTCCATCCGCTTGCGAACCTCGGCGTCCACATCCATTTCCAGCTGACACGACGGTTCCGTCGCGTCCGGATTGAGCAGGTAATAATTGGGCCAGGTCTGCTCACCCACCCACAGCAGGCGCGAGTGCAGCGAGTTTCCCATCCCCAGCAACAATGTGAAAAGCAGAAGCAGCAGCAGGATTACCCCGTGCATGCGATGCACGGGATACAGTGTCTGGGCTGCGGGCGCGGTCAAGGCTCGCCAGTTCATGAGTGATCCACCCTGTTATTCGCGGTTCGCCGCCGTACACTCGGAAGCGGAAGGGTTGCTGGCACAGCGAATCTTGCTCAACAGACCCAGCATCTTGGGGTGGTACACGTCCGGCGCGCCGTTCTTGCCATCACGCATTTCCAGACGGTTCTGACGGAACATTTCCTGGTAGCCCTGAATGTCCTTTTCGGGGATGCGCACCCATTTCTCGTCGGGAATCGCCGCTTCCTGACGGGAGATCAGGTCCATGGCCTGCGGGAACATGCCCCAGGCGACCTCACGGGCCTTCTGGGCGGTTTCATCGTCCAGCACATCGTCTTTGGCAATGAGCTGAATGGTCAGCTGGGCCAGCGGGTAATCCACGATACCGCCGTTCTCGCCAATGCCCTTGTAGAGTTCCAGGGCTTCGTAGGCGAAGGCCGGGGCGTAAGCCGTGTCAACCGAGCCATTGTTGAATTTGCCGGCGAAATTGGTGATGTCCGAGGGCACCACGGTTGCCTTGACGAAGTTCACCATGTGGATGGCGTCTTTCTGGTAGTCCAGCGTTGCCATACGCTTGCCGGCCAGCTCGCCTGCGGTATCAATGCTGCGATCGTTGACGAAGAGGTAGCCCGCACCGGCAGGGACAATCCCCAACACCTCATACCCGTTCTCTTTCATCAGCGGGGCGGCTTTGGGCTGCGCCAGCGTTGCCAGGAGGGTTTTCAGGTCATCGTAGGTGGGCAGCGCGCCCACCGCGCTGATGCTGCCGGTAAACCGGTTGAACGGGCGGGTACGAAGGTCCGTAGCCGCAACGGCGTCGCATTGGCCGGCGTTGAAATCCCCAACGGCCACACCCTCATCGGTGTAGGGCTTGAGATTGAAATCGACGCCGTGGGCTTTCATCTCCAGCGCGTAGTCCTTGACCATGTTGTAGAGATCGCCATTGGCGCCAATGACATCGAAGACGCACATGGATACGGTCTGGGCCGACGCCAGCGGGGCGACAGCGGCCAGGGTCAATGCAGTAAGGGATTTGCGGATCATAACGACCTCCGGGTCATTTTTGTGTTTATCGGTGTTCAGTCGGATTCTGACGGATAGCCCTAGAGCAGATCGTCCAGGCTCATGGTTTCGACGTTTTCAGTATTCCGCTCGGGGCTCATCTTGCCGAAGAAACTCTGAGGTGTGCGGTAACCGTAATTGGCCGTCCAGTGCTTGTCGGAGGAAAACCGGATGACGCCGGCCGCGACATGGTCGACCAGGCGGTAGTCCTCCCAGACATCAATTCGCTCCTCGGCGTCAACGAATTCCGCAATCGTATCGGCCAGAACGTCGGGACGACCAAAGGTCTCGGCAGCCACCGCCTCGAGCGCCATGGATGCGCGCATGCCAACTTTCACGCCCAGCTCGGAACTGTTGTCCAGAACCCGCCAGGGGTCGGGGGACAGCGCCGGGCGGGTATCCGGCAGGAGCAGCCAGACCAGGGCGCGGATCGAGTTGGGCAACCCGCCCCACTTCTCGTTATCGAGGCAGGTGGCGGCACGCTCTGCCTGGGGGGCAATGTTGCGTGGAATACCGGCCATGGCGCCGGAATTGGCGTCGTTCACGATGGCCTGCATGCCCGTCAGCAGCCCCAGCAGGAAGGTGAGCTCGTCCTGCTCGGTAAAGAGGAACGGACATTCCAGCGGCTCGGCAGCCGGATCAAACTCGTAAGCGGCCATGGCCCGGTTAAAGGCACGCAGTCGACGCTCGGCGGTCTTGGCATTGAGGCGCTTGGCCTCCTCACGAGCGTCCTTGGCGGCAGGCACGTTGCCTTCGAAGTCGGCCCTCAGGTACGCGAGTTCGGCTTCCCAGGCGCGGTATTCCATACAATTACCGGCTAGCAGCATCAGCAGCGAGCCAGTGCTGTCTGGCGCATCGGTCACGCGGGAAAAGGAGTACAGCAAGGGATCGATGCCCTCGCCGAGCGAACAGGCCATCTCGGGATCCGACATCTGCATGACATAAGGCGTCGCTTCTCCCTCGGAATAATTGGAAAGAACGACACCGGTGGTGGTGTAGATCGGGTTGGCGGAACAGCCGGCCAGGACAGCGACGGCTGTCAACATGAGCAGTTTCAGACGTACGGCCGGAGTGCGACCGGCGAGGGTTACCAGAGAGGAGATCATAATTCGCCCTGTTTACATTGTTTTTATAAGTTCGGGATGCCAGAGCCGGTGTTTTACCATGGAGTCACAGGCCCGTACCGTGACCCGAAACCCGATCTGACTCGCCGCTTCTCTTCATCAACGGGGCAAGAATGCGTGGAAAACTGTTCGACAAAAATGGCTGGATTGCCAACCGGGACATGCCGATCAGGCCAATGGCCCGCAATGAAAGTTACATAACGGAGAAAATTTCTAGTTAAAACAGAGGCTTTTGATTCAGAGCGATTCTGGAACCCGCGTACCATTCCTGCCAATCAAGCCAACAAGGCCTCGATTTTGGAAAGCCCGATGGACGGAGTCACGCCGCGGACGTCGCCAGCCCCATCATTGCCATCACCTCATCGGTGAGCCCGTCGAGCGTTAGCCCACCGCGACTGGGCTTGTACCAGGTGACCGTCCAGCTAAGCGCGCCCGTCAGCATCCGACGCACCACAAACGGATCCGCCTGCAATCGGCCCTCATGCTTCAGGGCGGACAGCGCATCAAGCCACAGCGTCTCGTAGATATCCCGCAGCTCCAGCACCTCCGCCTGAGATTCCTCGGAGAGGCTGCGCCACTCGAACACCAACACCGCCATGGCTTCACCGGTCTGGCCGTTTACCGACTCCAGCTCGGCCCG
Coding sequences within it:
- a CDS encoding putative solute-binding protein; translated protein: MIRKSLTALTLAAVAPLASAQTVSMCVFDVIGANGDLYNMVKDYALEMKAHGVDFNLKPYTDEGVAVGDFNAGQCDAVAATDLRTRPFNRFTGSISAVGALPTYDDLKTLLATLAQPKAAPLMKENGYEVLGIVPAGAGYLFVNDRSIDTAGELAGKRMATLDYQKDAIHMVNFVKATVVPSDITNFAGKFNNGSVDTAYAPAFAYEALELYKGIGENGGIVDYPLAQLTIQLIAKDDVLDDETAQKAREVAWGMFPQAMDLISRQEAAIPDEKWVRIPEKDIQGYQEMFRQNRLEMRDGKNGAPDVYHPKMLGLLSKIRCASNPSASECTAANRE
- a CDS encoding TetR/AcrR family transcriptional regulator, giving the protein MSQSEILQALIADNLVSDPNGARGRLLKEAARLFRDKGYERTTVRDLAAAVGIQSGSLFHHFRTKEEILKAVMVETIRLNTALMQAAVDAAESSQEKLRALVRAELESVNGQTGEAMAVLVFEWRSLSEESQAEVLELRDIYETLWLDALSALKHEGRLQADPFVVRRMLTGALSWTVTWYKPSRGGLTLDGLTDEVMAMMGLATSAA
- a CDS encoding TRAP transporter large permease subunit, with the protein product MNWRALTAPAAQTLYPVHRMHGVILLLLLLFTLLLGMGNSLHSRLLWVGEQTWPNYYLLNPDATEPSCQLEMDVDAEVRKRMDAYKPDPDDLFSSPPNPEAIRQSLARNLELCQQEYVLYEQNLEHATPALGLFKTVEQGLADFLLDNIELTKYLFIAMFAMAAAIAALDADHIALRLPRNRAEWRFSQATQFVVNGLMVGSLNSYLGKLASSPGSEGTVDLQYAWAAVFGLFMVINVIRFVNVPERMKKGRLALSSGLVMPLYCAMGLIAMSYFFFVDGYSSGLAIYFGMMSNLSSMFINIGLYVLVGMVLKQTRLPELLLNVIKPYNLPAPMLASVIIFATAFPTAFTGASGIFILAVGGVVYDELRRAGAGRQLALATTAMSGSLGVVLNPCLLIVVVAALNKEVTTTEMYGWGFWVFIMSASLFSLVVCKTQGNWKPRPAPGAFRASLVQMKPLIPYVLVGAIVILAIWAILGLKFNEYSAPMILPLVMLALVFLDAGSDSRDAGESRLQAFWKRSSYAASDSAVHIGALLALIGFSICLGGILERSDIVHALFPENLTSPWVAMLVIVVMLTFIGMVMDPFGAVILVSATIAQPAIQLGIDPLHFWIVCLVAFELGYLSPPVALNHLLTRQVVGETEVLAGERTGTFWHRYERLLLPLVVMGPTLLLVAFVPMLFYAL